GCGCCTCGACCACGGCTGCCTCATCCTTGGTGCCGAGCGGCGCGACGAAGGCAGTGGCGATCTTCAGATCGGGCGACATGCGCACTTCGGACACGGAGATAACCGCGTTCTCGATCAGCGGATCGATGATCTCGCCGCGCTGCAGCGTTTCGGATAGGGCGTGGCGCACCTGTTCGCCGACGCGCAGCATGCGCTGGGAAGGGGCATTGGATTGTTGTCTGCTCATCTCGATCTCTCAGTCAGGATCGTTGCCCACACCGGTTCGGCCGGTTCATGGATGCCGGATTGTCTCGCCAAAGCCGAACTACCGGAACAAGGTCCGAGAAGCCCGGACATGGTTCAAAACGATCCCGTTTGCGGGATTGGACCGCAATCACGGTTGTCAAAATGGGAGAGCGGCGAAACCGCTCTCCCATCGTTTTCTTAAGGCCTAGAGCTTCCGGGTCACCATCTCGACGCGGAAGCACTCGATGATGTCGCCAGCGAGGATGTTCTCGTAGTTCTGGAAGGCCATGCCGCATTCCTGGCCGACCGGCACTTCCGGAACTTCGTCCTTGAACC
The genomic region above belongs to Mesorhizobium terrae and contains:
- the rbfA gene encoding 30S ribosome-binding factor RbfA, translating into MSRQQSNAPSQRMLRVGEQVRHALSETLQRGEIIDPLIENAVISVSEVRMSPDLKIATAFVAPLGTKDEAAVVEALNKHAKFVRGRVSGALRQMKYMPEFRFRLDTSYDNFSKINELLHSPQVARDLGHGESDSDEGNDK